Genomic window (Vidua macroura isolate BioBank_ID:100142 chromosome 3, ASM2450914v1, whole genome shotgun sequence):
GACCCACTATCTGTCTGTGCTATAGCAGATGGTTGGCTTGTTCACAACCTTAAAACCAAAATTCATACTGACACCAGTTGTGTAGGATTCTCATTTAGTCTTAATTCTATGGATACTTCTACTACAGATGTTGCTGTTTGGCAACATTTAATTAGAATAAAATTCTTATTCTGAAAACTGGAATAACAGTCAACAGTGTATTCAGAAAATAAGAGGCTTTTTTGAAATGTTAAGGGCAGGTAAAAAGTTTGCATCTCACTGATCTGCTTGTAGAAGACCAGGTGCAAAAGCTTCTGTTGGAAAGGTAGAAAATACTGAATGGCTCTGTGGAAATGATCCTGGGGAAAGTCTTGGGTACTTGACTGTCATTGGCCCTTCACACCATTCTGCAATGTAAAGGAGCCCTGGGGTTGGTCATGTAATGTTTAACTGTGCTGTGTGTTTAAGGATCTTGCTACCTGACACAGttcaagaagaagaaaatcagaaatcagGCACTGccaatgttttttaaaaaaaaaagcttttcaaactATGGATGTTGCTTAAAAACCATAAtggtttttctctttggaaacaGGGATGTCCTTCCATTCACACTGAAGTTGCCTCATGCAATTGCTGCAGCAAAGACAGAAGCTGAACTTGAAGAGGTTGCTCAGCTTGGACTGAGTAAGTACTTCTCTACAAAGATGTCTTTCCCTGTAGCACACCTGTAACATTGAAGAAATAGACTGTATCAATAAATAGTTCATATTGGTTAGTGATGATACAAATTTTGTTTAGAAAAGCAGTTTCTCTTATTTGGGAAGGCCAGACCTTCTTCTGGCCAAGGAGtgctcttccttccttctgtgccttctgtgatatttttgttagtgttgtttctttcttccttcttctcttccctctctgggcagcccttGTGCAAAGCAAATCTTACAGTCCCCCACACAGAGGTTGATGTAGCTTCTGCTCCAAGACCTAATGTTGTCTGCATGCTCACACAGCACTGGCTATGTGAGGCTATATAAAGCACTGGCTTTATAATTTATTGTGAGGAGAGTGTAGGAACTGAGGTCCCCTGTTAATAACACTTCTGTTTAGATTGACATGGAAACTTAAAATGGTGAATTTTGAGATCAGTGCCTCAACGAAGTGGCATATTTTGAAAATGAGGAGGGTATATATGATGGTGTAGAATGTGTCCATGGGCAGGGGTTAGatgcaattttttaaataccagAAGACAATGCAAGGATGTCCTTGCATCGCTTGGTTGCTTCAGCCAAACACAGGCTCATTGTAAAGCATACCTTGAGCTCAAGGAGATGGATGCAAAGCCTGGTGGGATTTGAAACTTTGGCACCACCCAGATAAATCATTAAGCAGCTCCGCATTGAGTGAAGGGCTGAGTGGCTTCATTTCCTTCTGCAGGAAGGGAAGGTTGACTGTCAGCAACCTTTGTTGCAGTAGATTTTTGAATAAtctttaattttgaaaaggaTCCTCTCTAAATCAGTTAGCATGATGATCTCTTGAACTGTCTGGTGGGACTTTGCAGTAAAACTATACCCAGAAATGTATTGCAGTGCTTTGCATTTTGGTTTGCTGCAGTAGCAATGCAATTAAAGGGTTTGTTTTAGAGAGGAGAGAAATTACTTCTGCACTGCTTGTCTGCAAGTTTAGGTAATCAGGTGAAACTGTGGGTTATCACGGGAATAGAGGCAAATATGGTCAATGTTTAGatgtgaaaaagaaagtaaaaggtCTTGACTGGGATACAGTGTAATGAAGACAGTCTCCCAGTGACACATGGAAGCCTTAAAGTAACATGAGGTGAGTCTCTCCAGCAGCGACAATAATGGTAATGTTGATCAAGCTCTCCAGGCTAACCACACTTTGTCAGCAGTATCCTGGAGCACTGTGGTCTACTTGCTGCAGAATTAGTCTTGCTCTTGAATAGTCTCTGCattgtgtgtgttttttctgtAGCTACTACATTTGAAAGCTGAAGAGGAGACTGATGGATCAGTGTCTGTGTGGTTGCTGTATTTGGGATCAATTACCTGATAAACACCAGATCACGGTTTCCATGAACTAAAAGCAAGCAACAAAGTTGAGATTTTGATGGAGTTTTAGGTGTCCATGTGCAGAAAAGCACACCAGAAAGTCAGCCTTTCAATGCTGTGGACTCAAGATCTTGAGGCCTAAAAACTCCCAAGAGCCCTTCCTGTTAAGTGTGAGTTTTCTTTGAGGAACATGTAAGCACAAAACCCCGTGATGTATGAACACAGGGCTGTATCCCCTGACAGAGCTCTCTTGTGTAGTAGGCTGCACAACACAAGTCAATAGCACATAGCCCAGTGTTGTAGGTTGATAAGGAGGTGAGACATGACACCCAGCAAACCACATCAGGAGGAACTTTTGGTAAAGATTTCAAGGCTGTTGCCAACCTGCAAGGTTTCATGTGTTGAACATATGATTGAGTCTCTCTCAGTCTCCCTTGTGTTTCACCTGCAGTAGTGCTGATATCATGTGTGTTTGCAGCAGCCACGTGCCAGGCACAGGCACTGAGAGATCTGCAAGCAGGATGTGAAGTCATTAAGCTGGGAACACAAACAACATGGCATAACTATGTAGAGAAACATGCCTATAGACATTCTCTGGCCATGGCCTGTCACCATGGGCTATTTCCTGTCTTCTGCCCCGCAGGTAGGACATGGCTGTTGGGCATGGACCTGTTGTGGATGCTTGGCATTCGTGCTCTTGGGCCCAGGTATCATTGCTCAGTTGCCTCCAGAGAGCCATCTTGACACACTATGGGAAAAAGACTATGTCAAGATTGGCAAATTTCAGCTAAATCTCCCTCCTCTGGTATTCTGCCCTTATTTCAGCATGATTGCTGCCTTCAAAGGCACATGTGGTTTCAGTCTTCATACCTTCAGGAACTAACGCTCTTTAGCAGTGACCTGATTGCACAAACATGCTGACACTTGTCTGAGATAagtgcagaggctgcagctgcaaCTTGCTGGTGTAGCATAGGTTTTCCATGTTGCTGGTGTGGGACTGCACACTAGGTCTTTTTATGTGTCACTGCAGTCTGTATTCTCAGGCAAACTGTCCCCACAGCAAAGGCAGGGCAGTAGGCCAGTACTTCTATTAGACACTTGAATGCTTGGTCTGCCTTGCTAAAGGTGATGTGTGCATCCACCACAGCAAAATGTGAGCTGCCTTTTCATGTATAGTTTCATGTGTTCACTATGAAAAGAAACTGAACCAAGATACTTGTAGAGTTTCCGTAAGCGGCCTTTAGCTGATGTAAATCAGCTTAACTATTGTCTTTAATGAAGTGAGCTTATTAATACCAGCTGAGAATCTTGCTTTATTTCTCCTGAGTGAGATGCTAGTGAGAAGTTTGTGTTCATTTCAGTCTCAAGCCAGTAAAAAGTATTCTGTTACAGTCTCCATTCCTTTCTTTGATTCTCAGTTCAATTTTAAGCTTAGTGGGCTGACTGGAAGCTATGCATTGGTCATGGTATTTATAAATGAGtaagagcagccccaggaatgTAGCATGCAGTTATGTCTGGTGGTACTTTAAGAGGttcacttggatttttttttccccttttaattgATAAAATCTTGCCTGAATCTCTTGATATTTTAAACTGGTGTTGTTGAGTTGAATGTTCTGAAATCCATCTGCAAGGTGTTTTGCATTCTTACATTAATGCAATGATGATTTTCAGACTTTTGGAGCTCCCTGGCTAACAGCAAACCCCTGGATCCTTCACCTCCCTGTAGGCCTGTGCCTTTGGACAGTGCTCACAAAGACTCACACCAGCTCTGCCTTATAAATGGAGTGCATTCTATACGAACCAGAACGCCTTCAGAGCTGGAGTGCAGCCAGACCAACGGAGCACTGTGTTTCATTAATCCTCTCTTCTTAAAAGTGCACAGCCAGAATGTCAGTGGAAGTCTGAAAAGGCAGAGCCCAAGAACTCCAGACGTGAATGGCACAGCGAGGCCTCgctcccccccgccccggccacCACCTCCTGCTATTAATAGCACCCTCACGAGCCCACAGATTTCCAGGACTATAAAGCAGATGAGCATGCCAGAAACAGTCAGCCATAAGAAGGAGAGGGGCTTGGATTTGCTGCAGAACAAGCCCACCCCGATTCCGCCTCCTCGGCTGAAGAAGCAGCCTCTGTGCTCTGAGGCAGACAGTGCCTCCAGGAGTGCAGCAGCGGTCTGGCctgactctgtgtgtgtgcccgAGGCAGCTGCGGTTCCACATGAAACCCTGCCCGAGccggctccagcagctcccaaaaaGACGCCAGCTGTCATCTCTGAGTCACACATCCAGTGGAATAGAGGCCAGCAGAGACTGAGCGACATGAGCATTTCCACCTCCTCATCTGACTCTCTGGACTTCGATCGGAGCATGCCGCTCTTTGGCTATGAGGGGGACACCAACAGCAGCCTGGAGGACTTTGAGGGGGAAAGTGACCAGGAGAGCATGGCACCCTCTTTGAAGcccaggaagaaaagaagtagTTCATTTGTTCTCCCCAAGATTGTGAAATCTCAGCTACGGAAAGTCAGTGGAGTTTTCAGTTCCTTCATGACCCCTGAGAAGAGGTTGATTAAGAAAATTGCAGAGATGTCCCGGGACAAACGCACCTATTTTGGATGCTTAGTACAGGACTATGTCAGCTTTCTCCAAGAAAACAAGGAGTGCCATGTTTCGAGCACTGATATGCTGCAAACAATTCGTCAGTTCATGACCCAGGTCAAGAACTATTTGTCCCAAAGCTCTGAACTTGATCCCCCAATTGAATCACTGATTCCTGAAGACCAAATAGGTAAGAAATACTGTCCTGTGTTTTGGGGGGAAGGTGAAAATGCGTAATCTGTGTTTATAGTGATAGTCTTCGTCCAGTTCAGAAAGGTGGGGCTAACTTGGCTAGTAGAGTATTTGAGTCTTAAAACAATCTCCCTCTCCATTCTTCACGCCAAATCACACTGATGGTTTGGAATGATTACACTACAAAGTTGTTGATAAGAAGTTATCCTTAAAATAGGTGCAATGTAGACTTTTTACCTGTGATCATTACTTTTTTACCTGCTCTACTGTTGACAATAGAGAATCCTTTATTTGCTGGCACAcatgtatttttctctgaattgGACTGACATAGTTCACAATGTTTGGTCTAAAACTGCCAAATCTAACCATACAGATTGTAGCTGTAGAATTAGAATTTATTCAAAACCAATGACATTTAAGAGCAAGGAGACATTTTATGACaacttaattttgaaataaatctgaTTCCTCCAGACATTCTTAGTCACTTCTAGCAAAGCTGTACTATCCCTGcatttaaaactaaataaaaagaTATGTAAGAGTTTTAGAAAACAAGCATGtgcaggagagagaaggagctgctgatCTCTAGTTTTCTGTACTTCTCTGTTAGATGTGTTTGTGAGTGGTTATGGATGAGCTATATGTTAGAATATATGTTTTaactggagagagagagatttgtGTATCCAAAAAAGTGAAATCATTGTTGCTGCATAAATTTTGCTGCCTCTCTTGCAGAGTCTGAGCAGTATTTGTAAAAGAGCCTGTAAGCCACATTTAAGAGGTAAATTCGCCTCAGGGCAGAATACTTTCCTTGTGAGCTCACTTCAGTcctaatttgtttgtttttctccatacCCCAGTGTCCCAACACTTGGCTCAGTGCAAAATTGGC
Coding sequences:
- the RIN2 gene encoding ras and Rab interactor 2 isoform X3, producing the protein MSSLTMRTHCVDKRGSFFKLIDTIASEIGELKQEMVQTDLTVEDECADWRSLIMDMDNVSPEKNDVKSCPRDSGYDSLSNKLSILDKLLHTHPVWLQLGLNDAEAMEILQTQPPGIFLVRKSARLQKKVISLRLSSDCGSCLKEFAIKESTYTFSLEGSGISFADLFRLIAFYCISRDVLPFTLKLPHAIAAAKTEAELEEVAQLGLNFWSSLANSKPLDPSPPCRPVPLDSAHKDSHQLCLINGVHSIRTRTPSELECSQTNGALCFINPLFLKVHSQNVSGSLKRQSPRTPDVNGTARPRSPPPRPPPPAINSTLTSPQISRTIKQMSMPETVSHKKERGLDLLQNKPTPIPPPRLKKQPLCSEADSASRSAAAVWPDSVCVPEAAAVPHETLPEPAPAAPKKTPAVISESHIQWNRGQQRLSDMSISTSSSDSLDFDRSMPLFGYEGDTNSSLEDFEGESDQESMAPSLKPRKKRSSSFVLPKIVKSQLRKVSGVFSSFMTPEKRLIKKIAEMSRDKRTYFGCLVQDYVSFLQENKECHVSSTDMLQTIRQFMTQVKNYLSQSSELDPPIESLIPEDQIDVVLEKAMHKCILKPLKGHIEAMLKEFHTTDGSWKHLKENLQLVRQRNPQELGVFVPTPDFVDIEKIKVKFMTMRKMYSPEKKVMLLLRVCKLIYTVMENNSGRLYGADDFLPVLTYVLAQCDMLELDTEIEYMMELLDPSLLHGEELPSCCIPGSYQRLYGKDFARKAIYHY